In Besnoitia besnoiti strain Bb-Ger1 chromosome IX, whole genome shotgun sequence, a single genomic region encodes these proteins:
- a CDS encoding putative pseudouridylate synthase (encoded by transcript BESB_015050), whose protein sequence is MPAVVRRAALWRTAGGRRRRAEDAARRTAATRARGANPGFRRSRETRHLQKHACGGGARYFPGSCPPLGNAFAVSESGTALAPWLDARRSASFSLRHTPPPSFFGVSLASILAFASLRRAPREPAYSSSPWYPCAAACSSPVSAACGPVFALSASRSLSSLSLRPPYASARRAPPTAAVERPRRFSSAADGACAADGKVSLAKLCAERNLCSRREAENFCVLGLISVDGCPVDSGQRAVYVHPGSRVELLPRAQRIMDARLTVILNKPMHYLSCQVDRQMGGGKGRPLCRQLLVPERRWSEPLHGDGRRGRGEGQGGRLCPAKCNKMVCAGRLDVDSTGLTVFTQDGRIASLLVGGGGSGKAVGKEYYVEVDLPVSAGALTLLRHGLALDGLELLPANVRLLPPLSAPSLALQPAPASPALPAAIDCAFGSRAYPAPSALADDEGLQRRRGGDGAPAGAARDESEAWVGRTARLSIELFEGRHRQIRRMCELVGLRVLRIHRVRIGKITLGSLPSARWRLLLPHESFV, encoded by the exons ATGCCTGCAGTcgtgaggcgcgccgcgctgtggCGGACAGCCGGtgggagaaggcgccgcgcagaggatGCGGCAAGGCgcacagcagcgacgcgcgcgcgtggagcgaATCCAGGCTTTCGAAGGTCACGAGAAACCCGACATTTGCAGaagcatgcatgcggcggcggcgcgcgttaCTTTCCTGGCAGCTGCCCGCCACTCGGCAATGCCTTCGCGGTCTCAGAGTCCGGtacggcgctcgcgccttggCTCGACGCGCGACGCTCCGCCTCGTTCTCCCTGCGTCacacgcctcctccctccttcttcggcgtctccttAGCTTCCATTCTGGCCTTtgcttctcttcgtcgcgcgcctcgggagCCCGCGtattcctcgtcgccctggTATCCTTGCGCGGCTGCTTGTTCGTCGCCTGTCtcggctgcctgcggccCTGTCTTCGCCTtatccgcctcgcgctcgctctcttccctctctctgcgacCCCCCTATgcttcggcgcggcgcgcgccgccgacggcagctgtcgagcgaccgcggcgcttctcttcgGCTGCtgacggcgcctgcgcggcggacggaAAAGTCTCGTTGGCGAAGCTGTGCGCGGAGCGCAATTTGTGTTCTcggcgagaagcggaaaACTTCTGCGTCCTTGGTTTGATCAGCGTCGACGGGTGCCCTGTGGACTCGGGACAGCGCGCAGTGTACGTTCACCCCGGGAGCCGCGTGGAGCTGCTTCCACGAGCTCAGCGCATCATGGACGCGAGACTGACGGTCATTCTCAACAAACCCATGCATTACCTGTCGTGCCAAGTCGATCGACAG ATGGGCGGCGGCAAGGGTCGACCGCTCTGCCGCCAGCTGCTCGTCCCGGAGCGGCGCTGGTCGGAGCCGCTGCACGGCGACGGGCGGagggggcgaggagaggggcAGGGCGGCCGCCTGTGCCCTGCCAAATGCAACAAAATGGtctgcgcagggcgcctcGACGTCGACAGCACCGGCTTGACTGTCTTCACTCAA GACGGCCGcatcgcctcgctgctcgtcggcggcggcggctcgggaAAGGCTGTGGGAAAAGAATACTACGTCGAG GTGGATTTGccggtctccgcgggcgcgttgACGCTACTGCGTcacggcctcgccctcgacgGCCTCGAGCTACTTCCCGCCAACGTTCgcctgcttccgccgctctctgcgccgtcgctcgcgctgcagccggcgcctgcctcgcctgccttgCCTGCCGCAATAGACTGCGCGTTCGGCTCGCGTGCCTatcctgcgccttctgcgctcgcggacgacgagggcttgcagaggcgacgcggaggagacggcgcgccggcgggggcggcgcgagatGAGAGCGAGGCGTGGGTGGGGAGGACTGCGCGCCTGTCGATCGAGCTGTTTGAAGGCCGACACCGCCAGATCCGGCGCATGTGCGAGTTAGTTggcctgcgcgtcctgcgtATTCACCGCGTGCGCATCGGCAAAATCACTCTCGGCTCGCTCCCttccgcgcgctggaggctcctcctccctcACGAGTCTTTCGTCTAG
- a CDS encoding nucleoside transporter protein (encoded by transcript BESB_015060), whose amino-acid sequence MAADAASVASKEGAAVLSKSESLLCSFFFVVAGLQSLLAWCMTLNLGPYMTNNFFEGEDYGNTLLAMFQVGCMLVQIALLKFRNAPPKRWYFYVAGGVNIVTFIIYTPLVAYLPTRGAIACIHLVCFFLGIGSGLLQGGGFPYSCSLPSNFAGFMSAGQGTAALLAFIWNTFFAFVCFDLDTAEGLEKMAWSSYVFCAALAVVYFALFAYLQTKPWARAPFEPKAPLEDVAAKSDRAMDGVQVAKSDREGQYELDQFAMARTAQTSMTESPDGAGAAKAPQVLDEESGEVADDTSKMRPAREYMMDALPHLLNICITFFISLNNFPKIGPISWNYNQQPANHFLVIFGVYALGEMIGRFLPDCTRLSSKYFSWTMIPPRFVLYFTFSRAIFYVPYFLGYKLHDTTVLNDFWWYCIVTLLFGITHGWLTTLGFIYSLTSVRDCERGVTGPLSVLFLSVGVLAGLYLAIAY is encoded by the exons ATGGCGGCGGATGCTGCAAGTGTTGCCTCCAAGGAGGGCGCAGCTGTGCTCAGCAAGTCGGAGTCCCTGCtctgctccttcttcttcgtggTCGCCGGTCTCCAGTCGCTGCTCGCGTGGTGTATGACCCTGAACTTGGGCCCCTACATGACGAACAACTTCTTTGAAGGTGAAGACTATGGCAACACCCTGCTGGCTATGTTCCAGGTCGGCTGCATGTTGGTCCAGATAGCCCTTTTGAAATTCAGAAACGCGCCTCCCAAGAGATGGTACTTCTacgtcgccggcggagtgAACATCGTCACGTTCATCATATACACCCCGCTCGTCGCGTACCTGCCCACCCGTGGCGCCATCGCCTGCATCCatctcgtctgcttcttcctcggaaTTGGCTCTGGTCTCCTCCAGGGCGGAGGCTTTCCCTACTCCTGCTCCCTGCCGTCGAACTTTGCCGGCTTCATGTCCGCAG GTCAGGGTACCGCTGCGCTGTTGGCCTTCATCTGGAACAcgttcttcgccttcgtctgttTCGATCTGGACACCGCTGAGGGTCTGGAGAAGATGGCGTGGTCTTCCTACGTCTtttgcgcggcgctggctgtCGTCTACTTTGCGCTCTTTGCGTACCTGCAGACCAAGCCGTGGGCGCGCGCTCCATTCGAGCCGAAGGCGCCTCTGGAGGACGTCGCCGCCAAGAGCGACAGGGCGATGGACGGCGTTCAGGTAGCCAAGTCTGACCGCGAGGGTCAGTACGAGCTTGATCAGTTCGCCATGGCTCGCACTGCGCAAACCTCCATGACGGAGTCCCCGGACGGGGCGggggccgcgaaggcgccgcaggtgctcgacgaggagagcggcgaggtTGCCGACGACACGAGCAAGATGCGCCCGGCGAGAGAGTACATGATGGATGCGTTGCCGCATTTGCTGAACATCTGCATCACGTTCTTCATCTCGCTCAACAACTTCCCCAAGATTGGCCCCATCTCGTGGAACTACAACCAGCAGCCAGCGAACCACTTCCTGGTCATCTTCGGCGTCTACGCTCTCGGCGAAATGATTGGTCGTTTCCTCCCGGACTGCACCCGTCTGAGTTCCAAGTACTTCAGCTGGACGATGATTCCGCCCAGGTTCGTGCTGTATTTCACCTTCTCCCGCGCAATCTTTTACGTGCCGTATTTCCTGGGCTACAAGCTCCACGACACCACGGTGCTGAACGACTTCTGGTGGTACTGCATCGTCACCCTGCTCTTCGGCATCACCCACGGCTGGCTCACGACACTCGGCTTCATCTACTCGCTCACCTCCGTCCGGGACTGCGAACGCGGCGTCACCGGTCCCCTGAgcgtcctcttcctcagCGTTGGTGTGCTCGCGGGTCTGTACCTAGCTATTGCGTACTAG
- a CDS encoding hypothetical protein (encoded by transcript BESB_015070), whose translation MPFEQDAALTQSAGEGVSCPKNGVKPTERVEGKRGSNTGGAGVSSPKAGDMSGAEGDAQRVAGSSPEGAAAEATERQEKADVRTTSPTAGTPAPKQQGSGKAAAQQRSKQRDESEDHASPKQSAAATPEKCEDPAKTSEGSQDTAAQGGSSPAAAAIGEKAKKKKRGHGGRAAALTVEAGGDSPSSLSGSNAPGSGGKNASPNPASPGQAAHAARSGGTRGAGNAVGGAYFGKVRGGAHPASAGALNVPPPPPLPLAYDVNMHAVPQMAYQPMPPPSPVAVTPPEASKLTPALEALFSQENLLRDRFLATNITPGDLLLDLSVLLAHPTVAAWNFSADDLEAALRRSQLLSLTERSVEVSKAEESAAKAEEDAEKAKEKEDGVEKKDEAKETKGEDGAAAPAEEKAETKRTVKFISLANLLAETRNTLALRDMPESLSEDTLRSLVEGAPIFVKEEEDKKEHEMKDSEEGKDSGGKQTTSGPIRSIRREVNNTWFVTVQDENTAQELALWLRTQQIEGRPIRVGIKATHSLQRIVSSSQQYPSAQAGGVASAGFAYRGSYGDRAGAAHYMHPLAAYPAPTRDPAGAAGPHARYLPPFAAPFAAAATPYPVSLAASYGRPHALPAAAGSYAPAGGSRSPAVRPAFVAPGQQGGRGERAGSGKAGGKAAASSSSSGGGGGGAAAAAGPRTAGGRSPARPANFAGGAAAYRGPAQYLPPAAWIPYDLSWGSYAAPVPPPSWQATVAPGSSPAAAAASQSPAAGASSSTKQGAGEASPSGNTASSVTGETAPSSRPSPASPPSPSAKGEVDAGNAGESEQKGDGAASSAPAAGRESGAAASKESQASASSDTRASTPAGQGPTSGFGVLQSAGAPLAAGVPTAWAPAAPYYYDPALYSSLNGGFIPTYPTAYGCWAAPGGPVTTTTTLPPSAGSDGLNGAVASAGQADAVFAQSGVAAGKGSGAAAGRGSRGGGGVSGGGGPGTPSAAAGGKQAAARWCAQQQPQKSPPSPTNSGGWKVVGSSRRKKGGAKDGEWTASGAAASEQTSVNGRGAASAATPAGAAAAAGSSRKARGILSVLQSSPPLSGEPFLEGGDFPSLSVAMNARPAKPCGYKKAFRNFTASEVVDICNTYEAAHPNGVDVPHDIRDLRDSGCALALETPRQGAACWAAFAARQRQKDLPSPALRPIASEGAEGSVKGEEAHASADGKLAREHSAKSPSSEKAPEPAAAEKNGVDNASGALSQGKEKKEADAGHSPKNVSTSADSALRVDAVA comes from the exons CCTGCGCCCAAGCAGCAGGGAAGTGGcaaggcggcagcgcagcagcgatCAAAGCAGCGAGATGAGAGCGAGGACCATGCTTCTCCGAagcagagcgcggcggcgacgcccgagAAGTGCGAGGACCCGGCCAAAACCAGCGAAGGAAGCCAAGatacggcggcgcagggcgggaGCTccccagcggcggccgcgatcGGAGAGAAAgccaagaagaagaagcgaggccacggcgggcgcgcagccgcgctcaCGGTGGAGGCTGGCGGAgactcgccttcgtccctcTCGGGGAGTAACGCGCCTGGCAGCGGAGGCAAGAACGCGAGCCCTAACCCCGCGTCGCCAGGTcaggccgcgcacgccgcgaggtcaggaggcacgcgaggcgcaggcaacgctgtcggcggcgcgtACTTCGGCAaggtccgcggcggcgctcaccccgcgtctgctggcgcCTTGAAcgtccctccgccgccgccccttcCTCTGGCTTACGATGTGAACATGCATGCGGTGCCGCAGATGGCGTACCAGCcgatgccgccgccgagccccGTCGCGGTCACGCCGCCGGAAGCAAGTAAGCTCACGCCTGCTCTGGAGGCGCTCTTCAGCCAAGAAAATCTGCTTCGCGACCGCTTCCTCGCCACCAACATCACGCCGGGAGACCTCCTGCTGGACTTGTCAGTCTTGCTCGCCCACCCCACCGTCGCGGCGTGGAACTTCTCCGCCGACGACCTCGAGGCTGCACTGCGCCGGTCGCAGCTGCTGTCACTCACAGAGCGAAGTGTCGAGGTGAGCAAGGCAGAGGAGtcagcggcgaaggcggaagaggacgccgagaaagccaaggagaaggaggacggcgtggagaagaaagatgaggcgaaggagaccaagggcgaggacggggcggccgcgccggcagaggagaaagcTGAAACCAAGCGGACAGTCAAGTTCATCTCGTTGGCGAACCTCCTCGCCGAGACCCGAAACACACTCGCCCTCCGAGACATGCCGGAGAGCCTCAGCGAAGACACCCTTCGTAGCCTGGTCGAGGGTGCCCCTATTTTTGtaaaggaggaggaggacaaAAAGGAACATGAGATGAAAGATAGCGAGGAAGGCAAAGACTCTGGAGGGAAACAGACGACTTCCGGTCCAATCCGAAGTATCCGAAGAGAGGTGAACAACACCTGGTTTGTGACGGTACAAGATGAAAACACTGCTCAAGAACTCGCGCTCTGGCTCCGGACGCAGCAGATTGAG GGTAGACCCATCCGCGTCGGAATTAAAGCGACGCATTCGCTGCAGCGCATCGTGTCCTCCTCTCAGCAGTACCCGTCTGCCCAGGCAGGCGGGGTGGCGTCTGCTGGGTTTGCGTACCGCGGGTCGTACGGCGaccgcgctggcgccgcgcactACATGCATCCGTTGGCAGCCTAtcctgcgccgacgcgggacccggcgggggccgcgggTCCGCACGCGCGGTACCTCCCCCCGTTTGCGGCGCctttcgctgccgcggcgacgccgtaCCCGGTCTCTTTGGCGGCCTCTTACGGCCGCCcgcacgcgctgcctgccgccgcgggctcctATGCGCCCGCAGGgggctcgcggtcgccggcagTCCGCCCCGCTTTTGTTGCGCCCGGTCAACAGGGAGGGCGTGGAGAGCGGGCGGGAAGCGGGAAGGCAGGCGGCAAAgcagcggcgtcctcctcctcctccggtGGTGGTGGAGGCggtgcggcagcggctgcgggccCCCGCACCGCAGGCGGCCGATCCCCAGCGCGGCCTGCCAACTtcgcgggcggggcggcggcgtacCGGGGACCGGCGCAGTATCTCCCGCCCGCAGCCTGGATCCCGTATGACCTCTCATGGGGCTCCTACGCGGCCCCCGTGCCGCCCCCCAGCTGGCAAGCGACCGTCGCTCCGGGCAGCTccccggcggccgccgcagcttcgcagtcgccggctgcgggcgcgtcctcctccaccAAGCAGGGGGCtggcgaggcctcgccttctggcAACACGGCGTCGTCAGTCACCGGCGAGACGGCGCCCTCCAGTCGGccgtctccggcgtcgcctccttcccccAGCGCCAAGGGCGAAGTGGACGCAGGAAACGCTGGCGAGTCTGAGcagaagggcgacggcgccgcctcgtccgcgccggcagctggTCGAGAGTCTGGTGCGGCAGCGTCCAAAGAGTCGCAGGCGTCGGCCTCGTCCGATACGAGGGCTTCCACGCCAGCAGGTCAGGGACCGACGTCTGGCTTTGGCGTCCTTCaaagcgcgggcgcgccgcttGCAGCCGGCGTTCCGACTGCgtgggcgccggcagcgccttaCTACTACGACCCAGCTCTGTACTCATCTTTGAACGGCGGATTCATCCCGACATACCCCACAGCGTATGGCTGCTGGGCGGCTCCAGGCGGCCCTGTTACCACCACCACCACGCTACCTCCGAGCGCGGGGTCTGATGGCCTCaacggcgccgtcgcttcaGCAGGGCAAGCTGACGCCGTGttcgcgcagagcggcgtGGCGGCAGGGAAAGGAAGCGGAGCCGCtgcagggcgaggaagccgcggcggcggcggagtgaGTGGCGGCGGGGGGCCAGGGAcgcccagcgccgcggctggaggcaagcaggcggctgcccgctggtgtgcacagcagcagccgcagaagtCGCCGCCGAGTCCCACGAACTCCGGCGGATGGAAGGTCGTCGGAAGCtcgcgaagaaagaagggAGGGGCGAAGGACGGAGAGTGGACAG cgtctgGGGCTGCGGCCAGCGAACAGACCTCTGTCAACGGCcggggcgcggcctctgctgcgacgcctgctggtgccgccgcagcggcgggatCCTCTCGGAAGGCCAGGGGCATCCTGTCGGTGCTGCagtcctctccgccgctgagTGGAGAGCCTTTCCTGGAAGGCGGGGACTTCCCTTCCCTCAGCGTCGCCATGAATGCGAGACCTGCGAAGCCGTGCGGATACAAGAAAG CTTTCAGAAACTTCACGGCCTCCGAGGTAGTGGACATTTGCAACACCTACGAGGCCGCGCACCCCAACGGCGTGGACGTTCCGCACGACATTCGTGACCTTCGG GACTCGGGCTGTGCGCTGGCGCTGGAGACCCCGCGCCAAGGCGCAGCTTGCTGGGCAGCCTTTGCCGCTCGTCAGCGGCAGAAGGATCTGCCGTCCCCTGCGCTCAGGCCGATTGCGTctgaaggcgcggaggggagcgtgaagggggaggaggcgcatgcCAGTGCAGATGGAAAGTTGGCGCGGGAGCATTCTGCCAAG TCTCCCAGCAGCGAGAAAGCCCCTGAaccggcagcagctgaaAAGAACGGAGTGGACAACGCGTCCGGGGCGCTCAGTCAAG gcaaagaaaaaaaagaggcTGACGCTGGGCACTCCCCGAAGAATGTGAGCACATCTGCAGACTCTGCGCTGCGTGTCGATGCTGTCGCGTGA